The Neodiprion pinetum isolate iyNeoPine1 chromosome 5, iyNeoPine1.2, whole genome shotgun sequence genome segment GTTGAAAtggttaaaataatttttccagatTTCTACATCGCACAAATACTCTATTTGCTctgtaaaaattgtacattcaCCGATTACCGATTAATAAGTGATAATTTCCACATGACAATATAACATtccatttattttaaataaaactatttttgttaaattttcctTTCTAAGAATGATAGGAAATATTATTCACCAAACtctaaaataataaaaagataaaacgAAACCTTTATTGCAGATAATGAAAGAAACGAGTACAAAGTAGATACAATTATCGTCCCGGAAATTTGAGTCATTGAAGAGATGCAGAGAATTGTGCAGTAGGTACAAAGTTTATGATAGATTTAACTGTAAGCGATAAGAAACGTGCAATTTCCGGTAAACAAGTGACTTCTCATTCACCAAGTGCCTTAAACAGTGTATTGCACGACGTTATCGCGTTACAGATCCGAAATATATCGTTTTCGAATGATGATCATTTTCCGACAACCGACCGCCGTGACTAACTGGTATTTaaatcttctttcttttttgcagTGAGCTCGAATATTATGTCCCGCATACGACTCAGGTCAGAGAGCTCTCCTTTCATCCTCTCAATACACTCTTCTTTCTCAGAGAGTGCCTTTTCACGATTGTAGCACTGCTCTGCTTGCTCTTGAAGTTCCTGTTTCAGAGCAGATATGTGATTCTGATTCGAGGCAATTTCTCTGTTCTTCTCTTCGAGCAGctgtaaaatgttttcaaaaatttagcGCACGTTCACAGGTATGTACTTCCGTACACTAAGATCTGATCACCTGTTTCTGTTTATTCGATCCGTCTTCCATTTTCCGTATAACCCGGCTCAGTTCGTTAATTTTCGTCGCAAGTTCTTGGGCTTTTGCCTCGCTAACTTTTCCCTCAGTCAGTAAATCGTTAACTCTTCTTTCCAGAGTCTCGATCGTTGATTTACTAGTTTCCAGCTGTCCCAAATATTCTGCGGTCGTTCGGTTAAGCTGATCAATGGTGGCCGACTTTTCCACAACTATTTTACGAAGTCCTCGAATTTCCTACGATTCGTTTTAAATTACGATTAAATTGCGATCAAGTTTTGAAATGTTTCTCTGTTTTACCTGAGACTGCGTCTCACGTGTCCTACTCATTTGTGCCTGTTCTTCTTTCAGTTTTGCACTCAAGCATATCTTTTCAGTTCGGCTTCCTTCGAGGCATTGTTGTGTGTAAAATAGTAACTGATGAAGCCTGCTAGACTCTGCAACCACCTGTGCCAACCTGTGTTGCAGGCTAGTTGCGTGACTGTTGGCCGCTTCGAGGCTCGCTTGTGCGGCTCTTTCCGCGTGTCGCATCGCCGCCAACTataaaaattaaggaaatggAATCACGTTatcacacgtatatatatattcattctCAATGCTTAATATTACATGCCTTATATTCGTATAGCTCCATAACAGCTGAGGTTGTGGTATCTTGGATCTGGTTAGACTCAAAGGCTTGCTCAAGTTTGGTGATAAATAAATCGAGGCGTTCTTCCTGGGCTACCGAAAATAGGGGCATCTGCATTTCACTCGAATAGCCTTGGTCAGTGGGTGATCTCCCTTTGGAAGACTGGCCACATGCCGTTCTCCCCTGAACTAACACCAGGGGTTCCAGTTCGCCCATACATTTTGCTACTGCGGAAATGCTGTAGTGTAGAATTGTAAGAAATTTCCGTTAATAgccatattttttcaatgtaattcGGATATTTCACACTTTGCCATGAAGCAAAAATTATGGAAAGGAACAAATACCATTCTTGTGGGAACCCGACTGATGAGGGTAGCTGCAACACCCGCTGCTTGACATCTCCATCACCAGTGAATAGCGCCAATGCCATAAccatttgaatttgttttttccgtAGCAATTCAGAGTACAGAGTTAGCCAGTTGGAATCGTGGGTTGCGAGGTCGGCTGTTAGAGAGAGTGCATGGACATGCAAAGTTGTTGCTGGGTCCTGATAGTTgcgataataaattttttacacttgtCATTCTGAAACTTTTCCTTCTCTTATAATAAGCAAACGTGTGACATGCTGCTTGATTCTCACTTGAAATAGATTTCCAGGCACAGCTTCACACGTCGCAGCTTCACTCTCTTCAAGCACCGGTCGCAAGATCTGCCGCATCGCCTGGTCTGTGAATGTTTGCATTACTTTCTCTCTAACCACAGGAATCCGCACCATTTCTTGTACAAGCTGTAGAAACTCCGTCAATCTGGCTTGTGACTCAACACTCCGACTGCTTCCGCTCTCTTCCATTTCATAGCCACTGTCCAGAACGAGCATTAAAACACTCAAGTCAAGCTCGTTGAGTATTTCAAGAGATCCTTTGGATCGGCGAGTGTCAGTGATTACTATCCTAATGAGGCTCAATGCCTTTGAGCAGACCTGAAACCAAATATTTGTCAGTTGAATCTATTTGGCTGGAAACTGGCAGCAAGTATAGTATCAGACTCTGTTTGCTACCGTACTCTTTCAACTGGGACCCACATCATCGCTGTCCTGACACACTTGGAATATAATGGCATCAGCGACGGTATCTGAAGTCTAATAATTGAGACCAGGAATTCCATCATCAATGCTACACATTCAGGGTCTGAGTTATTCTCTAGTCTCAACAATATGTTTTCAACACCTTCGGCGTAACTGAAAGAATGTGATACAACAGTGTTTAGCAAAGATTTATAACATCTAAAATGGTTTATTCTAAAAGATAAATTTCTATGATAATCTTTCAGCATATACCCAGGATAAGTTGCGAGAACGTTTCTCGAATGTTCTTTTTGTCGAACATCGTCAAAGAAGTCGACTGTATGCCTGAGAAGCAGTACATTTTTCTCCTGGAGGGCAGAAATCAGGCTACAAAATGTGACCGTAGCGAAGTCAAGGATATCTGTATCGGTTAGTTCTCTGTGGATGCTCTCCAATACCATAAGCAATTTACAGCATTGGACTTTTGTATTCATATTGTAACTTTGCAGCTTCAGTaaagtttttacaaaaactttTGTATCGACGGCGCGCATGAGGGTATAAATTGCAGGCAGATTTTTGTAACAGAGATTGATCAGCACCCCCAAAGACAACGCGACCACTTCTTCCTCGGTTGATTGCGACACCCATTGCGTcaaagttgaaattaaataaggCAGGTGCGCCTCCTGCCAGGATATCTTTACTCCATATGTAAGCTCCTGAATCAGTTGAAGGACCCTGATACGTTTCTCGGCCGTTAGATTTGCCTGCAAATTTGCAAGGAATTGATCGTCTAGTATGTACATTAATAATCTGCAATTATAATTCACCTCGTTAACTGCCCTCGAACGACATTGATAGATAAAGAACCGATTGGACAAACCTCTAGAAGCCTTGTCAAAATTGGTGTGAATTTGTAAGTGTGAATAAGGGTCTGTCTAGCAGCGGAATTCTTGCAGGCATGCTGGAGAACGGCAACAGCGCTCCAAATTATGCTAGAGCGCGATGGAAGAGCGCTCGCAAGCTCGTAAAGACTGACATAAAATTCTGTGGCGATGCTGGTCCCAGGATCAAAGATGCTTAAGTCTAAGGAAGCACCGATCGTCTGTAAATCATTAAacacaatttgaattttgtttcatgtTTTGCTTCAACGAGTCCAGAGAGGCTGGGAACAGACGTACCCCTAGATTCCGTTGTAATGCAGATGCCGTGGTTTCACTCTGATGCTTTGAGTACTCGAGAGCAGCCGCAATGAAGGCCTTCATAGATCGGTATTTTTCCATCTTGTCTAAATTGTTTCACGGCAGTTCGAAATCCGTTTGTTAGTTGAGAATCAGTGTCAATATTGAAGGCAGGcgattgcgagaaaaatccACTCATCCATTCGGTGCGCGATCGTACAGAGcggtaaaaaattcatcaaatttcCCCGCGACAGTCGCATTAGAATAACAAGGGCCACcaaagttgtgaaaaaaattaattgatttgctcaatattatcaaaataccGACAAAAGTTATATCCTGTAACCGACAGCTAGACTCTGTCTTCCATTTTCAAAGTACCCACCTCTCCCAGCTTGCCGCATTTTCAAAAGATTCAAACTGACGCAGACAGAAGTGTGGAGAGAAGCTTGAAAGGGTGCACGCTCGTGTTTTTAGTGCTCCCAATTTCGTAGCGCTTATTGACACGAGATACGTCGTTGGAACTAATTCTCAAGTTGTATGGACGATTACCGACCGATACTCTGCCGTACTTGGCATTACGGAGGCTATCGTGTGTGATTTGATCAGTTTCGACCACTATGAATATGGTCTGTTCATTCACTCGTTGATATACATTGAACTACACATATATCAATGCATTCTCTGGTGATTCTCTGCTTTGCTGATACTGAATTAGGCAGAGTAATGGTCAGTTACTCACACGTATTTACCGACCATagatctcaaaaattttcgtattaGAGAGCGCTACAAATTTCGGAACACCGCAAACGTGTGCTGGCCTCTCTCAGTTTTCTTTCTGGCCGGAGGTTGTCAGATACTCTGATTTTCCGTTATTTAACGCTGTTGGCGATGCTTTCAGTAGGTGCTGCCATCTGGCGAAGGTCGCGGGTATTGGCGCTGGGTGTAGTATTAACTTTCCATCCAACTCGACCGGGAATCCCTGCGTGCCCGCcgatttttcgttaaatttggCCCATTTGAAAATGGAATTGGTATTGATAGAAATATGGCAGAAAATCGTTGAAAGCGGTTAGGTTGTTTGAAAATGGTCAAACCCAGTTAATTTTTTGTGTGAGATTCAAGTTGAAAATGGTAATTGGCGGATAAGTTAATTCAATATAGGGATAGAGGAGTATAGAACAGGTTGACTAAATTAATCTCTCCTACAAATACACCCATTATATACatcatttattaataaatttacaatgatTGATTATTAATTGTGCATTAAAGCGACGTGTGTCGTGTTATGACCAGCGAGCTGGAACCTTTTTCCATCAATCTTAAACTTGAACCAATCTCCATGTGCTCACACAATGTATACGTTTTACGAATAATTATCGGTCGGGAAAATTGTCCTATTTTTCCAGATCCCAACCAATCCAAGGCCGGCAGCACTGGTCGTGACGTAACACGATGATCATAGCCAAGGTGCATGTTCTTTGAGAAACTTCATCGCGAATTCAAGGCCCAGAAAGCAGGCCGCGTTTGCTGGAAATGCGCGCAGCATAACTGGTATGACACCTCGGTACAGGGCGCGGAATCCCTCCTCGCGGATAAGGATTGGAAACACCGACCTGACACCCCGGGGATAGGTTCCGTCGGGTGCTGTCTGCAGTCTGGACTTTATCACGTCAGCCGGCATTCCAACTGACCAGTTTGCGATTCCCGCAGCACCTCCGGCAACCAGGGAAGGCCACATTGCACCCTGCGTAAGTAATTGTAACACATGtcagcaaaagaaaaaaattcctagTTCATAtttagataaataaattttaattctatACACCGAATAATAACCATAATCttcatttattaattataaagtATGCTTTTGTCTGACTTCTAGATGTTTCATCAGATaaagttcaaaaaataatttcatcagataaagtttgcttttgtaaaGACCAGAACGATATATtggattttaataaaaattcgaaatatcatTCTGTTGTCTACAAACCAAACTTTATctaataaaaacatttttcttttattagtctcgtgaaagaaattaaaattccaTATCTATAACccagactcaaaattcgtgttgaccGGTGTAATAAGTTAATGTTGCGTGACTTATAGGGAGTGGAGACGTATTCGATGTGTCGAAAACGAGATGGTGACCACCTCCGATACAGTTATGCCTTGGAGTTTCCGCATGAGGACCTCGTAGGTGAAGAAGTA includes the following:
- the LOC124218623 gene encoding protein CIP2A homolog, with the translated sequence MEKYRSMKAFIAAALEYSKHQSETTASALQRNLGTIGASLDLSIFDPGTSIATEFYVSLYELASALPSRSSIIWSAVAVLQHACKNSAARQTLIHTYKFTPILTRLLEANLTAEKRIRVLQLIQELTYGVKISWQEAHLPYLISTLTQWVSQSTEEEVVALSLGVLINLCYKNLPAIYTLMRAVDTKVFVKTLLKLQSYNMNTKVQCCKLLMVLESIHRELTDTDILDFATVTFCSLISALQEKNVLLLRHTVDFFDDVRQKEHSRNVLATYPGYAEGVENILLRLENNSDPECVALMMEFLVSIIRLQIPSLMPLYSKCVRTAMMWVPVERVCSKALSLIRIVITDTRRSKGSLEILNELDLSVLMLVLDSGYEMEESGSSRSVESQARLTEFLQLVQEMVRIPVVREKVMQTFTDQAMRQILRPVLEESEAATCEAVPGNLFQDPATTLHVHALSLTADLATHDSNWLTLYSELLRKKQIQMVMALALFTGDGDVKQRVLQLPSSVGFPQECISAVAKCMGELEPLVLVQGRTACGQSSKGRSPTDQGYSSEMQMPLFSVAQEERLDLFITKLEQAFESNQIQDTTTSAVMELYEYKLAAMRHAERAAQASLEAANSHATSLQHRLAQVVAESSRLHQLLFYTQQCLEGSRTEKICLSAKLKEEQAQMSRTRETQSQEIRGLRKIVVEKSATIDQLNRTTAEYLGQLETSKSTIETLERRVNDLLTEGKVSEAKAQELATKINELSRVIRKMEDGSNKQKQLLEEKNREIASNQNHISALKQELQEQAEQCYNREKALSEKEECIERMKGELSDLSRMRDIIFELTAKKKEDLNTS
- the LOC124219860 gene encoding mitochondrial carnitine/acylcarnitine carrier protein-like, translating into MCTSFVMAPGERIKCLLQMQTESDKKYNGFLDCGLKLWKQGGIRNIYVGTCATLLRDVPAAGMYFFTYEVLMRKLQGITVSEGAMWPSLVAGGAAGIANWSVGMPADVIKSRLQTAPDGTYPRGVRSVFPILIREEGFRALYRGVIPVMLRAFPANAACFLGLEFAMKFLKEHAPWL